From a region of the Macrobrachium nipponense isolate FS-2020 chromosome 3, ASM1510439v2, whole genome shotgun sequence genome:
- the LOC135222086 gene encoding uncharacterized protein LOC135222086 — MDERILAITSRDIVAAEAHYHKSCYKGYTRTKPEKSDDNQQEEDPYQKVEKAAKKMLSEFIRNDLFNKPRILPFTELTSKVITFMNQKGIYYEVTDATKKHLRRKLEAEFGEALHFFTISRLVYLRPDNLSYESVINENVLLKNKLQAYTQNDDFDCLIVKIAQFLRHEIKCEIPEQTWPPHPQELSEGYLPIPDNLMKFLYILLCGKEQTPTLRVNRLSWSIALDIISGVTVCKVLTPKHVLLPLVVKTLTGNVELIKTLKRLGHSCSYSVLVEIDTALCLEKLENTDNNRLPLPSDIHPGVPTVLAFDNIDRQEEVLSGAGTSHRVNGIIVQAKSMTCAPPKPQLSISKKDKKRTIRSSDIPLPVYTAGKRNGPAPVTPADLSEVLKDAAWRAQRRNILFIIERAQDPTNQTVSSWTGFNILTRDNIPVASDTVGYLPTINAPATEMTTV; from the coding sequence ATGGATGAAAGAATCCTTGCTATCACATCAAGAGACATTGTTGCAGCAGAGGCACACTATCATAAATCCTGTTACAAAGGCTACACTCGTACTAAACCTGAAAAGAGTGATGACAACCAGCAGGAAGAGGATCCTTACCAGAAAGTGGAGAAAGCAGCTAAGAAAATGTTGAGTGAATTTATTCGTAATGATCTTTTCAATAAACCACGAATTCTTCCCTTTACTGAGCTCACATCAAAGGTTATAACCTTCATGAACCAGAAAGGAATATACTATGAAGTTACGGATGCCACAAAGAAACATCTACGCCGTAAACTTGAGGCTGAGTTTGGAGAGGCATTACATTTCTTCACCATATCTCGCCTGGTCTATCTGAGACCTGACAATTTGTCGTACGAATCAGTCATTAATGAAAATGTACTGTTAAAGAACAAACTTCAGGCATATACCCAAAATGATGACTTTGATTGTTTAATAGTCAAGATTGCCCAGTTTTTACGccatgaaataaaatgtgaaatcccAGAACAAACATGGCCTCCACACCCTCAAGAACTTAGTGAAGGATATTTGCCCATACCAGACAATCTCATGAAGTTTCTCTATATCTTACTTTGTGGAAAAGAACAGACGCCCACCTTGCGTGTTAATAGGTTGTCATGGTCTATTGCTCTAGACATTATCtctggtgtgactgtatgtaaGGTGCTTACACCCAAGCATGTCCTGCTTCCTTTGGTTGTAAAAACACTTACAGGAAATGTTGAGCTGATTAAAACATTGAAGCGATTGGGACATTCatgttcatattcagttttagtAGAGATTGACACTGCACTCTGTCTTGAAAAGCTAGAGAACACCGATAACAATAGGCTCCCATTACCTTCAGATATCCATCCTGGTGTTCCTACAGTGCTAGCATTTGATAACATTGACAGACAAGAGGAGGTACTCAGTGGAGCAGGAACTTCACATCGTGTGAATGGAATAATTGTACAGGCCAAATCGATGACATGTGCCCCACCTAAACCACAATTATCCATCAGCAAAAAGGACAAGAAGAGAACAATCAGATCCTCTGACATACCACTTCCAGTGTATACTGCAGGCAAAAGGAATGGTCCAGCACCAGTAACACCAGCTGACCTTTCTGAAGTATTAAAGGATGCTGCTTGGAGGGCACAGCGGAgaaatattctatttataatagagCGGGCACAGGACCCAACAAATCAAACCGTAAGTTCGTGGACAGGCTTTAACATTTTAACCAGAGACAATATTCCAGTTGCATCAGACACAGTTGGGTACCTACCAACAATAAATGCTCCTGCAACAGAAATGACAACTGTATAG